In one window of Amblyomma americanum isolate KBUSLIRL-KWMA chromosome 9, ASM5285725v1, whole genome shotgun sequence DNA:
- the LOC144103577 gene encoding uncharacterized protein LOC144103577, whose product MPGHCCVPGCRGNYDGEKTVRVFTFPADADRRRQWLKAIPRADFEPGKRSVVCERHFKESDIRTSSKYVDSKTGEVVEAKLKIARLSSDAIPSVFPNCPAYLSAPATTSREAPTEKRMRLEAASLRDAIAMSLQTHEEEEAKNKIDTFQVLLECLPQIKLSDFWNVISRPACVLFLNLAVDDVPRVLSSVTVLENLTVKVHYRNVQLTTIDGIDTIPHTVHDIRCLIGLLDAVESFHGKLLSKHEEKIDGLLKLALSLLEDALNCELADVEQPNAVSFLEEQVSLLLVKHSRSSRCSAELLVFSSILFTVSPHAYRFLHSSGNLRLPHQSTLRHICNSYSVSPAAEQQGTSFLSYAKKLVAAITEHEKIVVLMMDEIHLQPYFDYKGGVIVGAATNSPNAAKTAHVFMMQSLLSRQKNVVPILPVERINAQQLHTILHSIITQLEHVGLRIIAVIADNNSINRKTMSLFGAPCKLQTTTYVAGYCAHAAFKKLSCMTCKENLMLEDEIEVEGGKLVTAMTRGSLKFPQPAIVNVVLTAEIVLDKLRSEQHATQFHALPNQKEALLALTHDVLNDGIDFDVCENGHTPQLVKHYVLSAAANTLLNNLCKRKNDQLIVEKAAKEREKIKDIEELTTLCACD is encoded by the exons atgccaggacactgttgtgttcccggctgccgcgggaattacgatggagaaaagactgtgcgcgtcttcactttcccagctgatgctgacagaaggaggcaaTGGTTGAAAGCCATTCCACGTGCTGATTTCGAACCCGGAAAGCGCTCAGTA gtctgcgagcggcactttaaagaatcagacattcggacttcttctaagtatgtggactcaaaaacgggcgaagtcgtcgaggcaaaattgaagatcgctcgtctcagctccgacgccattcccagtgtattcccgaactgtcccgcgtacctttctgcgcccgccactacgtcccgagaagcaccgactgaaaagagaatgcgtcttgaagcagcttctttacgagatgccatcgccatgtcactccagacacacgaggaggaagaagcaaagaacaagattgacactttccaagttctactggagtgccttcctcaaatcaagctttctgatttttggaatgttatttctcgacctgcctgcgtcctttttctcaatcttgctgttgatgacgtccctcgtgttttgtcgtcagtcacggtcttagagaacctcacggtgaaagttcattaccgaaatgtgcagctgactacaattgatggcatagataccatccctcacacagtacatgatatccgttgcttgataggtctgctggatgctgtagagtcgtttcacggaaaattgttgtctaagcatgaagaaaaaattgatggtttgcttaagttggcactttccctgcttgaagatgccttaaattgtgaactggcagatgttgaacaacccaatgcagttagttttttggaagagcaagtttctcttcttcttgtcaagcatagcaggtcatcccggtgttctgcagagttgctggtattctcaagcattttatttacagtttctcCGCATGCTTATAGGTTCCTTCACAGTTCCGGAAATCTTAGATTACCCCATCAATCTACACTACGTCATATATGTAACTCCTACAGCGTAAGCCCGGCAGctgaacagcaaggcacttctttcctatcgtatgcaaagaagcttgtcgcagcaataacggagcatgaaaaaattgtggtactcatgatggacgaaattcacctgcagccgtattttgattataagggaggagtaattgttggtgcggctacaaatagccctaatgcagcaaaaacagcccatgtttttatgatgcaaagcttGCTTTCGCGTCAGAAGAATGTTGTTCCCATACTGCCAGTAGAGCGCATCAacgcacagcagcttcacactattctgcatagcatcattactcagctagagcatgttgggttgcgtataatcgcagtcatagctgacaataactcaatcaaccggaaaacaatgtcactttttgGGGCCCCCTGCAAACTTCAGA caaccacttacgttgctggctattgtgcccacgctgcgttcaaaaagctgtcatgcatgacttgcaaagaaaatttaatgcTAGAAGATGAAATTGAAGTAGAAGGTGGGAAGTTAGTCACGGCCATGACTCGTGGTAGTCTCAAGTTTCCACAGCCTGCCATAGTAAATGTTGTTCTTACTGCTGAGATAGTTCTTGACAAACTGAGAAGCGAACAGCATGCGACACAGTTTCATGCACTACCAAATCAAAAGGAGGCTCTCTTGGCACTCACACATGATGTGTTAAACGACGGCATTGACTTTGATGTGTGTGAGAATGGGCACACTCCACAGTTGGTAAAGCACTATGTCCTAAGTGCAGCAGCAAACACGCTTTTaaataacctttgtaaaagaaaaaatgatcaacttatagttgaaaaggctgcaaaagaaagagagaaaattaaagacattgaagaattgactactctgtgtgcttgtgactga
- the LOC144105318 gene encoding uncharacterized protein LOC144105318: MEAARSSSGSSTVAAPAPSKAAKRTFLGRARRLGSRSLEAALQVRNALSLRDAATTPMDIEQAPEPVFEGGSRWNRWERRLTGGTCLAATVVIFTVLVVTLLLTSGSHRTKHGAPRRAQEIDATSSTKHTPWPWIGITNALQGAGMDRPMKGMESSISGRPPS, encoded by the exons ATGGAGGCCGCCCGGTCCAGCAGCGGCAGTTCGACCGTGGCCGCACCGGCTCCGTCGAAGGCCGC TAAGCGGACGTTCCTGGGCCGGGCACGGAGGCTTGGCAGTCGATCTCTGGAGGCTGCGCTTCAGGTCCGGAATGCGCTGTCTCTACGTGATGCAGCCACCACCCCGATGGACATCGAGCAAGC GCCTGAGCCTGTTTTCGAGGGCGGATCGCGGTGGAACCGCTGGGAGCGCCGTCTCACGGGAGGGACCTGCTTGGCCGCCACGGTGGTCATCTTCACCGTGCTGGTCGTGACGCTGCTCCTGACCAGTGGCTCCCATCGGACCAAGCACGGCGCTCCTCGCAGAGCCCAGGAAATCGATGCTACGAGCAGCACCAAGCACACACCCTGGCCCTGGATAGGCATAACTAATG CATTGCAAGGAGCGGGCATGGACAGACCGATGAAGGGAATGGAAAGTTCTATAAGCGGACGGCCTCCTTCATGA